One window of the Triticum dicoccoides isolate Atlit2015 ecotype Zavitan chromosome 3B, WEW_v2.0, whole genome shotgun sequence genome contains the following:
- the LOC119280955 gene encoding cytokinin dehydrogenase 1-like, translating into MAIVYVLLVALITAASHAPHGAHGQTWHGDLAALAAAGKLRSDPNATLAASTDFGNITAALPAAVLFPSSPADVAALLRAAHTTVAWPYTISFRGRGHSVMGQALALGGVVVDMPSLGGPSSAARINVSADGQYVDAGGEQMWIDVLRATLERGVAPQSWTDYLHLTVGGTLSNAGISGQTYRHGPQISNVLELDVITGYGEMLTCSKSLNADLFDAVLGGLGQFGVIVRARIALEPAPTRARWARLVYTDFATFSADQERLVAPGPDGAFGPMSYLEGAVYVNHSLAAGLKNSGGFFTDADVARIVAVAAARNATTVYVIEATLNYDNATAASVDQELSSVVATLRHEEGLAFVRDASYLEFLDRVHGEEVALDKIGLWRVPHPWLNVLVPRSRIADFDSGVFKGILQGTDIAGPLVVYPLNKSKWDDGMSAVTPAEEVFYAVSLLFSSVANDLKRLEAQNQKILRFCDLAGIGYKEYLAHYTAHGDWVRHFGGKWQRFVEMKDKYDPKRLLSPGQDIFNLLL; encoded by the exons ATGGCGATCGTTTACGTGCTTCTGgtggcgctgatcaccgcggcgtcCCATGCGCCGCACGGCGCGCACGGCCAGACGTGGCACGGCGACCTCGCggcgctcgccgccgccggcaaGCTCCGCAGCGACCCCAACGCCACCCTGGCGGCCTCCACGGACTTCGGCAACATCACGGCGGCGCTCCCGGCGGCCGTGCTGTTCCCGTCGTCCCCGGCGGACGTGGCTGCGCTCCTCCGCGCCGCGCACACCACCGTGGCGTGGCCGTACACCATCTCGTTCCGCGGCCGCGGCCACTCCGTGATGGGGCAGGCCTTGGCCCTCGGCGGCGTGGTCGTCGACATGCCGTCCCTGGGCGGCCCGTCCTCCGCGGCGCGCATCAACGTGTCGGCGGACGGCCAGTACGTCGACGCCGGCGGCGAGCAGATGTGGATCGACGTGCTGCGGGCGACGCTGGAGCGCGGCGTGGCGCCGCAGTCGTGGACGGACTACCTCCACCTCACCGTCGGCGGCACGCTCTCGAACGCCGGCATCAGTGGCCAGACCTACCGGCACGGCCCCCAGATTTCCAACGTCCTGGAGCTGGACGTCATCACCG GCTACGGCGAGATGCTGACGTGCTCCAAGTCGCTCAACGCGGACCTGTTCGACGCGGTACTGGGCGGGCTGGGCCAGTTCGGCGTGATCGTGCGCGCCCGGATCGCGCTCGAGCCGGCGCCGACGCGGGCGCGGTGGGCGCGGCTCGTCTACACCGACTTCGCCACCTTTTCCGCCGACCAGGAGCGGCTCGTCGCGCCCGGGCCCGACGGCGCGTTCGGGCCGATGAGCTACCTCGAGGGCGCGGTCTACGTGAACCACAGCCTGGCCGCCGGGCTGAAGAACTCGGGCGGGTTCTTCACCGACGCCGACGTCGCCAggatcgtcgccgtcgccgcggcgAGGAACGCCACCACCGTGTACGTCATCGAGGCGACGCTCAACTACGACAACGCCACGGCCGCGTCCGTGGACCAGGAGCTCAGTTCGGTGGTGGCGACGCTGAGGCACGAGGAGGGGCTCGCGTTCGTGCGTGACGCGTCGTACCTGGAGTTCCTGGACCGGGTGCACGGCGAGGAGGTGGCGCTGGACAAGATCGGGCTGTGGCGCGTCCCGCACCCCTGGCTCAACGTGCTCGTGCCCCGCTCCCGCATCGCCGACTTCGACAGCGGCGTCTTCAAGGGCATCCTCCAGGGCACCGACATCGCCGGGCCCCTCGTCGTCTACCCACTCAACAAATCCAA GTGGGACGACGGCATGTCGGCGGTGACGCCGGCGGAGGAGGTGTTCTACGCGGTGTCGCTGCTCTTCTCGTCGGTGGCCAACGACCTGAAGCGGCTGGAGGCGCAGAACCAGAAGATACTGCGGTTCTGCGACCTCGCCGGGATAGGGTACAAGGAGTACCTGGCGCACTACACGGCCCACGGCGACTGGGTCCGGCACTTCGGCGGCAAGTGGCAGCGCTTCGTGGAGATGAAGGACAAGTACGACCCCAAGAGGCTGCTCTCCCCTGGCCAAGACATCTTCAACCTACTCCTTTGA